The following are encoded in a window of Natronoarchaeum philippinense genomic DNA:
- the uvrB gene encoding excinuclease ABC subunit UvrB, whose amino-acid sequence MSDANSGPLSPDQPEQERPFRVEAPFEPAGDQPEAIEQLAEGYRNGADEQTLLGVTGSGKTNTVSWTIEEIQKPTLVIAHNKTLAAQLYEEFKNLFPDNAVEYFVSYYDYYQPEAYVEQTDTYIDKDASINDEIDKLRHSATRSLLTRDDVIVVASVSAIYGLGDPANYEAMSLRLEDGQQIERDELLSRLVDLNYERNDVDFTQGTFRVRGDTVEIYPMYGRYAVRVELWGDEIDRMTKVDPMHGEVVSEEPAVLFHPAEHYSVEDDTLEDAIEMIESDLEDRIDYFERKGDMLAAQRIEERTTFDLEMMREAGYCSGIENYSVYLADRESGEAPYTLMDYFPDDFLTVIDESHQTIPQIKGQFAGDKSRKDSLVENGFRLPTAYDNRPLTFEEFEEKAGKMLYVSATPGEYERDQSAQIVEQIVRPTHLVDPKVEVTDATGQVEDLMDRIDERIEREERTLVTTLTKRMAEDLTEYLEEAGVDVAYMHDETDTLERHELIRSLRLGEIDVLVGINLLREGLDIPEVSLVAILDADQEGFLRSETTLVQTMGRAARNVNGEVVLYADDRTDAMDSAIEETQRRRKIQQEYNAEHGFEPTTIDKEIGETNLPGAETDTSGVAGDGPSDEDEAARQIEELERRMQEAADNLEFELAADIRDRMRELREEFDLDGADDGVAPEIDPEF is encoded by the coding sequence ATGAGCGACGCCAACTCCGGGCCGCTGTCACCGGACCAGCCGGAACAGGAACGCCCGTTTCGAGTCGAGGCGCCCTTCGAGCCTGCCGGGGACCAACCCGAGGCCATCGAGCAACTCGCCGAGGGCTACCGGAACGGCGCCGACGAACAGACGCTGCTCGGCGTCACCGGCTCGGGGAAGACAAACACCGTCTCGTGGACGATCGAGGAGATCCAGAAGCCGACGCTGGTCATCGCCCACAACAAGACGCTCGCCGCCCAGCTCTACGAGGAGTTCAAGAATCTCTTCCCGGACAACGCCGTCGAGTACTTCGTCTCCTACTACGACTACTACCAGCCCGAGGCCTACGTCGAGCAGACCGACACGTACATCGACAAGGACGCCTCGATCAACGACGAGATCGACAAGCTTCGCCACTCGGCGACGCGCTCTCTCCTGACGCGCGACGACGTGATCGTCGTCGCGTCGGTGTCTGCGATCTATGGACTGGGCGATCCGGCGAACTACGAGGCCATGAGCCTTCGTTTGGAGGACGGCCAGCAGATCGAGCGCGACGAACTGCTGAGCCGGCTCGTCGATCTGAACTACGAGCGCAACGACGTGGATTTCACGCAGGGCACATTCAGAGTTCGGGGCGACACCGTCGAGATCTACCCGATGTACGGCCGCTACGCCGTCCGGGTCGAGCTGTGGGGTGACGAGATCGACCGCATGACGAAGGTCGATCCCATGCACGGCGAGGTCGTGAGCGAGGAGCCGGCCGTCCTCTTTCACCCCGCAGAACACTACTCCGTCGAGGACGACACGCTCGAAGACGCCATCGAGATGATCGAGTCCGATCTGGAGGACCGGATCGACTACTTCGAGCGCAAGGGCGACATGCTCGCCGCCCAGCGCATCGAGGAGCGCACCACCTTCGATCTGGAGATGATGCGCGAGGCGGGCTACTGCTCGGGAATCGAGAACTACTCGGTGTATCTCGCCGACCGGGAGTCGGGCGAGGCGCCCTACACGCTGATGGACTACTTCCCCGACGACTTTCTCACTGTGATCGACGAGTCCCACCAGACGATCCCCCAGATCAAGGGCCAGTTCGCGGGCGACAAGTCCCGCAAGGACTCGCTGGTCGAGAACGGCTTTCGGCTTCCCACAGCGTACGACAACCGCCCCCTGACCTTCGAGGAGTTCGAGGAGAAAGCCGGGAAGATGCTGTACGTCTCGGCGACGCCGGGCGAGTACGAGCGCGACCAGTCCGCACAGATCGTCGAGCAGATCGTTCGACCAACCCACCTCGTCGACCCGAAGGTCGAGGTCACCGACGCCACCGGGCAGGTCGAAGATCTGATGGACCGGATCGACGAGCGCATCGAGCGCGAGGAACGCACGCTCGTCACGACGCTCACCAAGCGCATGGCCGAGGACCTCACCGAGTACCTCGAAGAAGCCGGCGTCGATGTCGCGTACATGCACGACGAGACCGACACCTTAGAGCGCCACGAACTGATCCGGTCGCTCCGACTGGGCGAGATCGACGTGCTCGTCGGTATCAACCTCCTGCGCGAGGGACTCGACATCCCGGAGGTCTCGCTCGTCGCTATCCTCGACGCCGACCAAGAGGGGTTCTTGCGGTCGGAGACGACGCTCGTCCAGACGATGGGCCGTGCAGCCCGGAACGTCAACGGCGAGGTCGTGCTGTACGCCGACGACCGGACCGACGCCATGGACTCGGCGATCGAGGAGACCCAGCGCCGCCGGAAGATTCAGCAGGAGTACAACGCCGAACACGGCTTCGAGCCCACGACGATCGACAAGGAGATCGGCGAGACGAACCTGCCGGGCGCCGAAACCGACACCAGCGGCGTCGCCGGCGACGGCCCGAGCGACGAGGACGAGGCCGCCCGCCAGATCGAGGAACTCGAACGCCGGATGCAGGAGGCCGCCGACAATCTGGAGTTCGAACTCGCCGCGGACATCCGCGACCGGATGCGCGAACTGCGCGAGGAGTTCGACCTCGACGGCGCCGACGACGGCGTCGCGCCGGAGATCGATCCGGAGTTCTAG
- a CDS encoding fumarylacetoacetate hydrolase family protein codes for MRRVRFSDPAGSVRAGIWTENGIEFGGRTYDPETVDVRSPVKPSKIVCVGLNYADHAEEEGMELPDRPMLFLKPPNTVSGHGDEIPLPPGKESVEYEAELGVVIGEQCRNVPEDEAMSVVDGFTCLNDVSNRDDQRVEQNWVRGKAFDNAAPIGPVVATPDEVPEDADVELRVNGEVRQSSSRDQFIFSVEELIAEITAYMTLEPGDVISTGTPAGVGPLSDGDIVEVEVEGVGVLENEFASR; via the coding sequence ATGCGACGAGTTCGATTCAGCGACCCAGCCGGGAGCGTCAGAGCTGGAATCTGGACCGAGAATGGCATCGAGTTCGGTGGACGGACGTACGACCCCGAGACGGTCGACGTGCGCTCCCCGGTCAAGCCGAGTAAGATCGTGTGCGTCGGTCTCAACTACGCCGACCACGCCGAAGAAGAGGGCATGGAGCTGCCCGATCGACCGATGCTCTTTTTGAAACCTCCGAACACGGTGTCCGGTCACGGCGACGAGATCCCGCTTCCACCGGGCAAAGAATCGGTGGAGTACGAGGCCGAACTCGGCGTCGTCATCGGCGAGCAGTGCCGCAACGTTCCGGAGGATGAGGCGATGTCAGTCGTCGACGGGTTCACCTGTCTCAACGACGTGTCGAACCGCGACGACCAGCGCGTCGAGCAGAACTGGGTCCGCGGGAAGGCGTTCGACAACGCCGCGCCGATAGGACCGGTCGTGGCGACACCCGACGAGGTCCCCGAGGACGCCGACGTCGAACTGCGTGTCAACGGCGAAGTACGACAGAGTTCGAGTCGCGACCAATTCATCTTCTCGGTCGAGGAACTGATCGCGGAGATCACCGCGTACATGACGCTGGAACCGGGCGACGTGATATCGACCGGAACCCCCGCCGGCGTCGGTCCGCTCTCCGACGGCGACATCGTCGAGGTCGAGGTCGAGGGCGTCGGCGTCCTAGAAAACGAGTTCGCAAGTCGGTAG
- a CDS encoding mandelate racemase/muconate lactonizing enzyme family protein, whose product MTRKSTDTIRTVDTDLYRVPNEQVLEDATQSFDTLEIVSVTVESEGARRGFGFTYTIGRGGAAIKRFLDDELVPLLEGQPVSPRRVRSNLRGNTTFVGREGISEFALAAVDIAVWDLLGKIAGLPLCELLGGARQDVPMYETDGGWLQYDADTLVENAKGIAEDGFAGMKMKVGSSVDRDVTRVRAVRDALPADLDLMLDANCSYTVPEARDLAGRLDDAAITWLEEPLPKGDYTSYADLRERIDIPIATGENFYNETQFRQVIDRNAVDYLQPDVCRVGGISPWVNVAEQAAATGLALSPHYIEPLHAHLACAFDNVPYIEHHSTVLDELLADPVAVEDGEILPPDRPGHGMAFEGADAYRVN is encoded by the coding sequence ATGACCCGGAAGTCTACGGATACGATACGCACAGTCGACACCGACCTCTACCGCGTGCCGAACGAGCAGGTCCTCGAGGATGCGACGCAGTCGTTCGACACGCTGGAGATCGTCTCGGTCACCGTGGAGTCGGAGGGCGCTCGGCGCGGATTCGGATTCACCTACACGATCGGCCGCGGCGGCGCTGCGATCAAGCGCTTCCTCGACGACGAACTCGTCCCGCTACTGGAGGGCCAGCCGGTCTCCCCCCGTAGGGTGCGGTCGAACTTGCGGGGGAACACGACGTTTGTCGGGCGCGAGGGGATAAGCGAGTTCGCCCTCGCTGCGGTCGACATCGCGGTCTGGGATCTCCTCGGGAAGATCGCCGGGCTCCCGTTGTGCGAACTCCTCGGCGGGGCTCGACAGGACGTGCCGATGTACGAGACCGATGGTGGCTGGCTCCAGTACGACGCGGACACACTCGTCGAGAACGCGAAGGGGATCGCCGAGGACGGGTTCGCGGGCATGAAGATGAAGGTGGGATCGTCGGTCGATCGCGATGTCACGCGCGTGCGTGCCGTTCGGGACGCGCTTCCAGCCGACCTAGACCTGATGCTCGACGCCAACTGCTCGTACACGGTGCCGGAGGCGCGTGACCTAGCCGGCCGACTCGACGATGCGGCGATAACTTGGCTGGAGGAACCGCTTCCCAAGGGCGACTACACGTCGTACGCCGACCTCCGCGAGCGCATCGACATCCCGATCGCCACCGGCGAGAACTTCTACAACGAGACGCAGTTCCGGCAGGTGATCGACCGCAACGCCGTCGATTACCTGCAGCCCGACGTCTGCCGGGTCGGCGGGATCTCGCCGTGGGTGAACGTCGCCGAACAGGCGGCGGCGACTGGACTCGCCCTGTCGCCGCACTACATCGAGCCGCTCCACGCCCACCTCGCGTGTGCCTTCGACAACGTCCCGTACATCGAACACCACTCAACCGTGTTGGACGAACTACTCGCCGATCCCGTCGCGGTCGAGGATGGTGAGATACTCCCGCCCGACCGTCCTGGACACGGGATGGCTTTCGAGGGTGCGGACGCGTACCGGGTAAACTGA
- a CDS encoding LUD domain-containing protein, with the protein MSESEQLDADRIRTLLESEGDEIKENTRLFNAERYDAVEAVGEDEHEDNRSRAREIKEDAIERLPELIERTREAVEANGGTVYVADDAADANRYVREVAADADADSVVKSKSMTTEEIDLNEALEADDLDVWETDLGEFVVQVAEEAPSHIVGPSLHKSREDITELFEREFDPEESLDSAEKLTAFAREYLGGRIDDADVGITGANFVMADSGSIALVTNEGNARKCASIPDTHVAVAGIEKIIPSVTELEPFAELISRSATGQEIPQYLSLLTPPVDTPAIDFDSEDEPNFGNSDADREFHLVLLDNGRRAMREDDDLRETLYCIRCGACANSCANFQSVGGHAFGGETYTGGIATGWEAGIEGNDVAAEFNDLCTGCSRCVNACPVKIDIPWINTVVRDRINRGKDPGFDDMLVDGLIPDEEESGTPLRKRFFGNFETMAKIGSVTAPLSNAVASTGLARTAMESVLGVDARRDLPEFERTTFRDWAGSRESRVEEPARRVALYPDVYTNYVQTERGKAAVRVLEALGCDVVVPDVGGSGRAPLSQGMIATAERKAEAVAESLDPYVEDGYDVVVVEPSDLAMFRREYEKLLPAEDHERLDEGSYEILEYVFGLLENGADADALPAGDGDGVAYHSHCQQRTLGLEAYTETVLERLGYDVFTSDVECCGMAGSFGYKTEYYDLSMDVGATLADQFEAVADERTVVASGTSCMEQLDSLLSPGTRHPIELLDPAGR; encoded by the coding sequence ATGAGTGAATCAGAACAACTGGATGCCGACCGCATCCGCACGCTACTCGAATCGGAGGGTGACGAGATCAAGGAGAACACGCGCCTGTTCAACGCCGAACGGTACGACGCGGTGGAGGCCGTCGGTGAGGACGAACATGAGGACAACCGGTCCCGAGCACGGGAAATAAAGGAGGACGCGATCGAGCGTCTCCCGGAACTCATCGAACGGACCAGAGAGGCCGTTGAGGCGAACGGCGGGACGGTGTACGTCGCCGACGACGCCGCCGATGCGAACCGATACGTTCGCGAGGTCGCGGCCGACGCCGACGCCGACAGCGTCGTGAAATCGAAGTCGATGACGACCGAGGAGATCGACCTGAACGAGGCGCTGGAGGCCGACGACCTCGATGTCTGGGAGACCGACCTCGGCGAGTTCGTCGTCCAGGTCGCCGAGGAAGCGCCGTCGCACATCGTCGGCCCGTCGCTCCACAAGTCCCGCGAGGATATCACGGAGCTGTTCGAACGGGAGTTCGACCCGGAAGAGTCGCTCGACTCCGCGGAGAAGCTGACGGCGTTCGCACGGGAGTACCTCGGCGGGCGCATCGACGACGCGGACGTCGGCATCACGGGCGCGAACTTCGTCATGGCCGACAGCGGGTCGATAGCGCTGGTGACGAACGAGGGCAACGCCCGCAAGTGCGCGTCGATCCCCGACACGCACGTCGCCGTCGCCGGAATCGAGAAGATCATCCCCTCGGTCACCGAGCTGGAGCCGTTCGCGGAGCTCATCTCGCGGTCTGCGACGGGGCAGGAGATCCCGCAGTACCTGTCGCTGCTGACGCCGCCGGTCGACACGCCCGCGATCGACTTCGACAGCGAGGACGAGCCGAACTTCGGGAACAGCGACGCGGACAGGGAGTTCCACTTGGTGCTCCTCGACAACGGCCGGCGGGCGATGCGCGAGGACGACGATCTCCGCGAGACGCTGTACTGCATCCGCTGTGGCGCCTGCGCGAACTCATGTGCGAACTTCCAGTCGGTCGGCGGCCACGCCTTCGGCGGCGAGACGTACACGGGCGGTATCGCCACCGGCTGGGAGGCCGGGATCGAGGGCAACGACGTGGCGGCGGAGTTCAACGACCTCTGTACCGGCTGTTCCCGCTGCGTGAACGCCTGTCCGGTGAAGATCGACATCCCGTGGATCAACACGGTCGTCCGGGATCGCATTAATCGCGGGAAGGATCCCGGCTTCGACGACATGCTCGTCGACGGGTTGATCCCTGATGAAGAGGAGAGCGGGACGCCGCTCCGGAAGCGCTTCTTCGGGAACTTCGAGACGATGGCGAAAATCGGGAGCGTGACCGCGCCGCTCTCGAACGCCGTCGCCTCGACCGGCCTCGCGCGGACGGCGATGGAGTCCGTGCTGGGCGTCGACGCCCGACGCGATCTGCCCGAGTTCGAGCGCACGACGTTCCGCGACTGGGCCGGGAGCCGCGAGTCCCGCGTCGAGGAGCCCGCCCGTCGCGTCGCGCTGTATCCGGACGTGTACACGAACTACGTGCAGACCGAGCGCGGCAAGGCCGCTGTCCGCGTGCTGGAGGCGCTCGGCTGCGACGTCGTCGTCCCCGACGTCGGCGGTTCGGGGCGCGCGCCGCTGTCCCAAGGGATGATCGCGACGGCCGAACGGAAGGCCGAAGCCGTCGCCGAATCGCTCGACCCGTACGTCGAGGACGGGTACGACGTGGTCGTCGTCGAACCCAGCGACCTCGCGATGTTTCGCCGCGAGTACGAAAAACTGCTCCCCGCGGAGGATCACGAGCGACTCGACGAGGGGAGCTACGAGATTCTAGAGTACGTGTTCGGCCTGCTGGAGAACGGCGCAGACGCCGACGCCTTGCCCGCGGGTGACGGTGACGGCGTCGCGTACCACAGCCACTGCCAGCAGCGAACGCTCGGCCTAGAAGCGTACACCGAGACGGTGCTGGAGCGGCTGGGGTACGACGTGTTCACCTCCGACGTCGAGTGCTGCGGGATGGCGGGGAGCTTCGGGTACAAAACCGAGTACTACGACCTGAGCATGGACGTCGGCGCGACGCTGGCCGACCAGTTCGAGGCGGTCGCCGACGAGCGGACGGTCGTCGCCAGCGGCACCTCCTGTATGGAGCAACTCGACTCGCTGCTATCGCCGGGGACGCGTCACCCCATCGAACTTCTCGATCCCGCTGGCCGATAG
- a CDS encoding LUD domain-containing protein, which yields MSTGSVEQFQQSLSRLDTAWTVVSPDDLATTVADLVDPPAVGAELPFDDLSLAETPVTLGPSPAQLRDAVTGVTGSRMGIASLGTVAVEFRKEGDEFVALYPERHVVVIKASDLRSDLGDAFGWIRREFEADRQSFILATGPSSTGDMGALVQGVHGPEQVHIVIVRDNE from the coding sequence ATGAGCACAGGTTCGGTAGAGCAGTTCCAACAGTCGTTGTCGCGTCTAGACACCGCGTGGACCGTCGTCTCGCCCGACGATCTGGCGACGACGGTCGCCGACTTGGTCGATCCCCCCGCGGTCGGAGCCGAACTGCCGTTCGACGATCTCTCGCTCGCCGAGACGCCGGTCACCCTCGGCCCGTCGCCCGCACAGCTCAGGGACGCGGTGACGGGCGTGACGGGATCGCGTATGGGTATCGCCTCGCTGGGGACGGTCGCCGTCGAGTTCCGAAAAGAGGGCGACGAGTTCGTCGCGCTGTACCCCGAACGACACGTGGTAGTGATCAAAGCGAGCGACCTTCGGTCGGACCTCGGGGACGCCTTCGGCTGGATCCGGCGGGAGTTCGAGGCCGATCGACAGTCGTTCATCCTCGCGACGGGACCGAGTTCGACCGGCGACATGGGCGCACTCGTACAGGGTGTCCACGGACCCGAACAGGTCCACATCGTCATCGTCAGGGACAATGAGTGA
- a CDS encoding NAD(P)-dependent alcohol dehydrogenase, translating into MRAAPLVKAGTFEPETRERPTPGPSEVLVEVSDVGICGSDVHWYEHGEMGDRVVEDPLVLGHESAGTVVEVGAEVDDHAVGDAVTIEPGVPCGECEHCRRGAYNLCRAVEFMATPGTDGAFREYVAWPAEYVYGLPASVSPREGALCEPISVGVHAVRRAEVGMGDSVLVMGAGPIGLLAADVARAAGAANVAVVDVVDSKLDRALDRGADLAIDSRETNPATAVRDEFGAGVDAAIEATGAPPAIEAVLDTPGPDGTAVLVGLAPDAEVPVDTFELVRRQVDVRGSYRFANTYPTAISLLASGDVDAAGIVDFDLPLDRIGDAFERATEPDVVKGMISTD; encoded by the coding sequence ATGAGAGCGGCGCCGCTCGTCAAGGCGGGAACGTTCGAGCCGGAAACCAGGGAGCGCCCGACGCCGGGGCCGTCGGAGGTGCTCGTCGAAGTGAGTGACGTGGGCATCTGCGGCTCTGACGTCCACTGGTACGAGCACGGCGAGATGGGCGACCGGGTCGTCGAGGACCCGCTGGTGCTCGGCCACGAGAGCGCCGGGACGGTCGTGGAAGTCGGCGCGGAGGTCGACGACCACGCTGTCGGCGACGCCGTGACGATCGAGCCCGGCGTTCCCTGCGGCGAGTGCGAGCACTGCCGGCGTGGAGCGTACAACCTCTGTCGGGCGGTCGAGTTCATGGCGACGCCCGGTACCGATGGCGCGTTTCGGGAGTACGTCGCTTGGCCCGCGGAGTACGTGTACGGTCTCCCGGCGTCCGTCTCTCCCCGCGAGGGGGCGCTCTGCGAGCCGATAAGCGTCGGCGTCCACGCCGTTCGGCGCGCCGAGGTTGGAATGGGCGATTCGGTGCTCGTCATGGGTGCGGGCCCAATCGGACTCCTCGCCGCCGACGTGGCACGGGCGGCCGGAGCCGCAAACGTGGCCGTCGTCGACGTCGTCGACTCGAAGCTCGACCGGGCTCTCGACCGCGGCGCAGACCTCGCGATCGACAGCCGCGAGACGAACCCCGCCACGGCGGTCCGCGACGAGTTCGGCGCGGGCGTCGACGCCGCGATCGAGGCCACCGGAGCGCCGCCCGCGATCGAGGCGGTGCTCGACACGCCCGGGCCGGACGGCACCGCGGTGCTGGTCGGCCTCGCGCCCGACGCCGAGGTGCCGGTGGACACGTTCGAACTGGTCCGGCGGCAGGTCGACGTGCGGGGGAGCTACCGATTCGCCAACACGTACCCGACGGCGATTTCCCTGCTCGCGAGCGGTGACGTGGACGCGGCCGGAATCGTCGACTTCGACCTGCCGCTCGACCGGATCGGCGACGCGTTCGAGCGGGCCACGGAGCCCGACGTGGTCAAGGGCATGATCTCGACGGACTGA
- a CDS encoding alcohol dehydrogenase catalytic domain-containing protein — protein MMGHEYAGTVAAIGEEVDGLSVVDKEIKEPIRRCGDCFQCKNGSNVCKNFSITGMHTDGGVRGVPVLRDLQTGVLVRPAGCVSGAQTERVQQK, from the coding sequence GTGATGGGTCACGAGTACGCCGGGACCGTCGCCGCAATCGGCGAAGAGGTCGATGGTCTCTCGGTCGTCGACAAGGAGATCAAGGAACCGATCCGCCGCTGCGGCGACTGTTTTCAGTGCAAGAACGGGTCGAACGTCTGCAAGAACTTCTCGATCACCGGCATGCACACCGATGGCGGCGTTCGAGGCGTTCCTGTACTCCGAGACCTGCAAACCGGTGTTCTCGTTCGACCGGCCGGGTGCGTCTCCGGGGCGCAAACGGAGCGTGTCCAACAAAAATAG
- a CDS encoding universal stress protein translates to MVIVAAISGSEQSMEIAAQADELARAFDDELHLVHVVEETEYTRLVEKQSGARETDSGSVEENAATAAMEGVDEIVDADYEIVGRVGNPSKTVLDYADEVDARYVVVGGRSRSPTGKALFGSVTQSILLKTERPVVTITETK, encoded by the coding sequence ATGGTAATCGTCGCAGCTATCAGCGGATCCGAGCAGTCGATGGAGATCGCCGCGCAGGCGGACGAGCTCGCGCGGGCGTTCGACGACGAACTCCACCTCGTCCACGTCGTCGAGGAGACCGAGTACACGCGGCTGGTCGAAAAGCAGTCCGGCGCGCGCGAGACGGATTCGGGATCCGTCGAGGAAAACGCCGCCACCGCGGCGATGGAGGGGGTCGACGAGATTGTCGATGCCGACTACGAGATCGTCGGCCGCGTCGGGAATCCGAGCAAGACGGTTCTCGACTACGCGGACGAGGTCGACGCCCGGTACGTCGTCGTCGGGGGCCGGTCCCGTTCCCCGACGGGGAAGGCGTTGTTCGGCAGCGTCACTCAGTCGATCCTCCTGAAGACGGAACGTCCCGTCGTGACCATCACGGAGACGAAGTAG
- a CDS encoding Gfo/Idh/MocA family protein has product MTYRAGIIGTGGIAGMGILGMHDEDAIGQEKIRASHAGGYDATPGVDLVAVADVDEANLRRFGEAWEIPAERRYDGHEAMLAEEDLDAVSVCTPSFLHRDHVVDAARSAAAPDVIWCEKPIASGVSDAEEMIEACDDADAELLVNHSFRFTDKLQRLHALIQEDDLLGEVHSVSSQFRMELLRNSTHLLDMLVYLLDARADRVSGYISGENEAVDSLEADRDVDDAAGGGYVLLDDGTFATIDCTIPRDDSSMALSFVGSEGKLYLNNDDGEWRYWSLEDGEHVEEPLPGIEDAWTWDDDYESAFENAANHVFDLLDGEATNRSPGREALRSLEIIVGFYISHYTSGDVSIPLDRPLRDVTITSW; this is encoded by the coding sequence ATGACCTATCGAGCGGGGATAATCGGCACCGGCGGAATCGCCGGAATGGGAATTCTCGGGATGCACGACGAGGACGCCATCGGACAAGAGAAGATACGCGCCAGCCACGCGGGCGGGTACGACGCCACGCCGGGCGTCGATCTCGTCGCGGTCGCCGACGTCGACGAGGCGAACCTCCGTCGGTTCGGCGAGGCGTGGGAGATTCCGGCCGAGCGCCGCTACGACGGCCACGAGGCGATGCTGGCCGAGGAGGACCTAGACGCGGTGTCGGTGTGCACGCCGTCGTTCCTGCACCGCGACCACGTCGTCGACGCCGCGCGGTCCGCGGCCGCTCCCGACGTCATCTGGTGCGAGAAGCCGATCGCCTCCGGCGTGTCCGACGCCGAGGAGATGATCGAGGCGTGCGACGACGCCGACGCGGAGCTGCTTGTCAACCACTCCTTCCGGTTCACGGACAAGCTGCAGCGACTCCACGCGCTGATACAGGAGGACGACCTCTTGGGCGAGGTCCACTCGGTGTCGAGCCAGTTCAGGATGGAACTGCTCCGGAACTCGACTCACCTGCTCGACATGCTTGTCTATCTGTTAGACGCGCGGGCAGATCGGGTCTCCGGGTACATCTCGGGGGAAAACGAGGCGGTCGATTCGCTCGAAGCGGACAGGGACGTCGACGACGCCGCTGGCGGGGGGTACGTCCTGCTGGATGACGGAACCTTCGCCACGATCGACTGCACCATCCCGCGAGACGATTCGTCGATGGCCCTCTCGTTCGTGGGGAGTGAAGGCAAACTGTACCTGAACAACGACGACGGCGAGTGGCGCTACTGGTCGCTTGAGGACGGGGAGCACGTCGAGGAGCCGCTGCCCGGCATCGAGGACGCGTGGACGTGGGACGACGACTACGAATCGGCCTTCGAGAACGCCGCCAACCACGTCTTCGACCTGCTCGACGGCGAGGCGACGAACCGCTCGCCGGGAAGGGAGGCGCTCCGATCGCTCGAGATCATCGTCGGGTTCTACATCTCCCACTACACGAGCGGTGACGTTTCGATCCCGCTCGACAGGCCGCTTCGCGACGTGACGATCACGTCTTGGTGA
- a CDS encoding UxaA family hydrolase, whose protein sequence is MSAPTGVASDREPTPSFDGYRREDGRVGVRNRVLVVPSVICSHVVAERVAESEESAVCAPHDHGCGQIGDDHDQTERTLLNLARNPNVAGATVVGLGCEHLQSGPFADRVAESGVTVRETAIQDAGGTDPCVEKGAAATADLAAAAADADRTGATLADLTVGVVSSDLDESTRTVADPLVGDTVDALIDAGARVVVAGTDRLTAHRDAAADRAATATVADSVRTVGERDAGRPGNARRVARRAADAPFDEIVGAWGSASVDELVPYGGRASTGSGLTLVDSPSRFEEAATALAAAGASVVVHVTADGVPTGHPVVPVLKMTGDGATAEALADDIDLDARAADIDAVLGELGRVAGGARTASEEHGLTSFAISRVGPSL, encoded by the coding sequence ATGTCGGCGCCGACTGGCGTGGCTTCGGACCGCGAGCCGACGCCGTCGTTCGACGGTTACCGGCGGGAGGACGGGCGCGTGGGCGTGCGGAACCGCGTGCTAGTCGTCCCGTCGGTGATCTGCTCGCACGTCGTCGCCGAACGCGTCGCCGAGAGCGAAGAGAGCGCCGTCTGCGCTCCGCACGACCACGGCTGCGGGCAGATCGGCGACGACCACGACCAGACCGAACGGACGCTTCTAAATCTCGCCCGCAATCCGAACGTCGCGGGCGCGACCGTCGTGGGGCTGGGCTGTGAACACCTCCAGAGCGGGCCGTTCGCCGACCGGGTCGCCGAGAGCGGCGTGACGGTCCGCGAGACGGCGATACAGGACGCGGGCGGCACCGACCCCTGCGTCGAGAAGGGCGCCGCGGCAACAGCCGATCTGGCGGCGGCCGCGGCGGACGCGGATCGGACTGGCGCGACGCTCGCCGACCTCACCGTCGGCGTCGTGAGCTCGGACCTCGACGAGTCGACGCGGACGGTCGCGGATCCGCTCGTGGGCGATACCGTCGACGCGCTAATCGACGCCGGCGCGCGCGTCGTCGTCGCCGGGACGGATCGTCTCACAGCCCACCGGGACGCGGCAGCCGACCGCGCCGCGACGGCGACCGTCGCCGACTCGGTCCGGACCGTCGGCGAACGCGACGCCGGCCGCCCCGGGAACGCCCGTCGCGTCGCCCGGCGCGCGGCCGACGCACCGTTCGACGAGATCGTCGGGGCGTGGGGAAGCGCGAGCGTCGACGAACTCGTCCCGTACGGCGGCCGCGCCTCGACCGGCAGCGGGCTGACGCTGGTCGACTCCCCCTCCCGCTTCGAGGAGGCCGCGACCGCGCTCGCGGCGGCCGGGGCGTCGGTCGTCGTCCACGTCACCGCGGACGGGGTGCCGACGGGACATCCGGTCGTCCCGGTACTCAAGATGACCGGCGACGGAGCGACGGCGGAGGCGCTCGCGGACGATATCGACCTCGACGCCCGAGCGGCCGACATCGACGCGGTACTCGGCGAGCTCGGTCGCGTCGCCGGCGGCGCCCGGACCGCGAGCGAGGAACACGGGCTGACGTCGTTCGCGATCAGTCGCGTCGGGCCGTCGCTGTAG